The Streptomyces sp. HUAS CB01 genome has a segment encoding these proteins:
- a CDS encoding FHA domain-containing protein: MSGGYGRCEDVRVGRCVHSGFLPHGRVCFGQGESPVKLFGKLFGKSAREDSGTARHRAPRHGQEAEQSGERPLFRDEVTGGDIPGGQGASAVDPAGPGRIGFGEPSTSSAGGGFTPDPYASHAPAGQPRQEDPSMPVCTRCGNRNAETSRFCSNCGAPLRSGAPAERASETTSTISISGIEAYEAEATGQTPIPSLSPEAQAAVDALPLGSALLVVRRGPNAGSRFLLDSELTTAGRHPQSDIFLDDFTVSRRHVEFRRAADGTFTVTDVGSLNGTYVNREPIDSVVLANGDEVQIGKYRLVFYANQRGM, translated from the coding sequence CTGTCCGGAGGGTACGGACGTTGTGAGGATGTCCGGGTCGGCAGGTGTGTTCATTCAGGGTTCCTGCCCCACGGGCGGGTCTGTTTCGGTCAAGGGGAATCGCCCGTGAAGTTGTTTGGGAAGTTGTTCGGCAAGAGCGCACGCGAGGACAGCGGCACCGCCCGTCATCGCGCACCGCGCCATGGCCAGGAGGCGGAGCAGAGCGGCGAGCGCCCGCTCTTCCGGGACGAGGTCACCGGTGGTGACATTCCCGGCGGTCAGGGCGCGTCTGCTGTTGACCCTGCCGGTCCCGGCCGCATAGGTTTCGGGGAACCGTCAACCTCAAGTGCGGGTGGAGGGTTTACGCCCGACCCGTATGCATCCCATGCCCCCGCGGGGCAGCCGCGGCAGGAGGACCCGTCCATGCCGGTGTGTACGCGATGCGGCAACCGCAACGCAGAGACCAGCCGCTTCTGCTCCAACTGTGGCGCGCCGCTGCGGTCCGGGGCTCCGGCGGAGCGTGCTTCGGAGACGACTTCGACGATCTCCATCTCGGGGATCGAGGCCTACGAGGCGGAGGCCACGGGCCAGACGCCGATTCCGTCGCTCTCGCCCGAGGCCCAGGCGGCCGTCGACGCCCTGCCGCTCGGCTCGGCCCTGCTCGTGGTGCGCCGCGGTCCGAACGCGGGGAGCCGCTTCCTCCTCGACAGCGAGCTGACCACGGCGGGCCGCCACCCCCAGAGCGACATCTTCCTCGACGACTTCACCGTCTCCCGCCGTCATGTGGAGTTCCGCAGGGCGGCCGACGGCACCTTCACCGTGACCGATGTCGGCAGCCTCAACGGCACGTACGTCAACCGTGAGCCGATCGACTCGGTCGTCCTGGCGAACGGTGACGAAGTTCAGATCGGCAAGTACCGGCTGGTCTTCTACGCGAACCAGCGGGGCATGTGA
- the ftsR gene encoding transcriptional regulator FtsR encodes MRRTPTGGAGHGTAGGDRLVSIGSVLNQLREEFPEVTISKIRFLEAEGLVEPQRTPSGYRKFSPDDVERLAQVLRMQRDHYLPLKVIREHLDALARGERPPLPSQGGPVESGDAGEFPSERPTAVRVGRAELLAAAEVTEEELDEWESYGLLTPSADSAYDAESVTVAKLIADLGRFGLEPRHLRAMKAAADREAGLIEQVVAPLRRHRNPQTRAHAEATTRELADLSVRLHSALVRTALGVRLP; translated from the coding sequence ATGCGGCGAACTCCGACGGGCGGTGCCGGCCACGGCACCGCCGGTGGCGACCGGCTGGTCAGCATCGGCTCGGTGCTGAACCAGCTTCGGGAAGAGTTTCCCGAAGTCACGATCTCCAAGATCCGGTTCCTGGAGGCCGAGGGGCTCGTCGAACCGCAACGCACTCCGTCGGGCTACCGCAAGTTCAGCCCGGACGACGTCGAGCGACTCGCGCAGGTGCTCCGCATGCAGCGGGACCACTACCTGCCCCTGAAGGTCATCCGTGAGCACCTGGACGCCCTGGCCCGGGGTGAGCGGCCGCCGCTGCCGTCCCAGGGCGGGCCGGTGGAGTCCGGCGATGCGGGCGAGTTCCCCTCCGAGAGGCCGACGGCGGTCCGCGTCGGCAGGGCGGAGCTGCTCGCAGCCGCGGAGGTGACCGAGGAGGAGCTCGACGAGTGGGAGTCCTACGGTCTGCTCACTCCTTCGGCCGACTCCGCCTATGATGCCGAGTCCGTGACGGTGGCCAAACTGATCGCGGACCTGGGCAGATTCGGTCTGGAACCGCGGCATCTTCGGGCGATGAAGGCGGCCGCCGACCGCGAGGCGGGCCTGATCGAACAAGTGGTCGCACCGCTTCGCCGGCACCGCAATCCGCAGACCAGAGCGCATGCCGAGGCGACCACCAGGGAGCTGGCGGACCTCTCCGTCAGGCTGCACTCGGCGCTGGTCCGGACGGCGCTCGGGGTGCGTCTGCCCTGA
- a CDS encoding DUF881 domain-containing protein, translating into MTHPRRPDGPLPAPIVPAAPGSLPPGPGPLPAPAPAAPKGPGKDGPPPAAAPQVGAGTDGTDGADGTEAADRADGHGTDAPEGAAPEAAPAGDGPQLTGRQRLAAGLWPPRISRAQLIVALLLFVLGLGLAIQVQSTSDNSALRGARQEDLVRILDELDDRTKRLEDEKQQLEDQRTELETSSDQAEEARKQTQEKERQLGILAGTVAAQGPGITLTIGDGSGAVESDMLLDAIQELRAAGAEAIQVNGVRVVADSYFSDGGGSIEVDGKKISAPYRFKVIGKPQDLEPALNIPGGVVQTLEKEQATASVTRSEKIVVDALRPVERPDYARSSSQ; encoded by the coding sequence GTGACACATCCGCGGCGGCCCGACGGACCGCTGCCGGCCCCGATCGTCCCCGCCGCGCCCGGATCCCTGCCCCCCGGGCCGGGGCCGCTTCCCGCCCCGGCTCCGGCGGCGCCCAAGGGACCCGGGAAGGACGGCCCGCCGCCCGCCGCCGCCCCGCAGGTCGGCGCCGGGACGGACGGGACGGACGGGGCCGACGGGACGGAAGCGGCGGACCGTGCGGACGGACACGGCACGGACGCTCCCGAGGGAGCGGCGCCGGAAGCTGCACCGGCCGGCGACGGGCCGCAGCTGACCGGCCGGCAGCGGCTCGCGGCCGGGCTGTGGCCGCCGCGGATCTCGCGTGCCCAACTCATCGTGGCCCTCCTGCTGTTCGTCCTCGGCCTCGGTCTGGCCATCCAGGTCCAGTCGACGAGCGACAACAGCGCACTGCGCGGCGCCCGCCAGGAAGATCTCGTGCGCATCCTCGATGAACTGGATGACCGCACGAAGCGTCTGGAAGATGAGAAGCAGCAGCTCGAGGACCAGCGGACCGAGCTGGAGACCAGTTCGGACCAGGCCGAAGAGGCGCGCAAGCAGACGCAGGAAAAGGAGCGGCAGCTGGGCATCCTCGCCGGTACCGTGGCGGCACAGGGCCCGGGTATCACGCTGACCATCGGCGACGGGTCGGGAGCGGTCGAGTCGGACATGCTGCTCGACGCGATCCAGGAACTCCGCGCCGCGGGGGCCGAGGCGATCCAGGTCAACGGCGTGCGGGTCGTCGCGGACTCCTACTTCTCCGACGGCGGCGGTTCCATCGAGGTGGACGGGAAGAAGATCAGTGCCCCCTACCGCTTCAAGGTCATCGGCAAGCCGCAGGACCTCGAGCCGGCGCTGAACATTCCCGGCGGCGTGGTGCAGACCCTGGAGAAGGAGCAGGCCACCGCCTCGGTGACCCGCTCGGAGAAGATCGTCGTGGATGCCTTGCGACCCGTGGAACGGCCTGACTACGCTCGGTCGTCCTCCCAGTGA
- a CDS encoding DNA polymerase IV has product MRPAPTILHLDMDAFFAAAEQAAKPSLRGKPVVVGGLGPRGVVATASYEARRFGVHSAMPMAQARRLCPNAAYLVPRFSLYRTVSDQVMALLGGLSPLVEPLSLDEAFVDLEAGGTADDSRSAREAGERLRRDILRTTGLTGSVGLAGSKMLAKIASEQAKPDGLVLIEPGTERELLGPMPVRTLPGVGPATGEHLRRAGMTTVADLAEAGEDELVRLLGKAHGGAVFRMATGHDDRPVVAERDAKSVSVEDTFDTDLHDRIRIRLEVERLADRCVRRLKASGHSGRTIVLKVRRFDFSTLTRSETLRGPTDDPAVVREAAARLLEAVDTTGGVRLLGVGVSGLADYTQEDLFAQAAAGDRDDGEQEPDPTREPAQGGEPPRGEAPPVTERRWAAGQDVRHAEHGAGWVQGSGLGRVTVRFEEPWSTVPGRVRTFAVDDPGLEPSDPLPLVRPPERQSSWPASRPKSRSFEDALPEPGPSASSPGGGEVAGLSGGEGRSRP; this is encoded by the coding sequence GTGAGACCCGCGCCCACCATCCTGCATCTGGACATGGATGCGTTCTTCGCCGCAGCCGAGCAGGCGGCGAAGCCGAGTCTGCGCGGCAAGCCGGTGGTCGTGGGTGGTCTGGGGCCGCGCGGCGTGGTGGCCACCGCATCGTACGAGGCGCGCCGGTTCGGGGTGCACTCGGCGATGCCCATGGCGCAGGCGCGGAGGCTGTGCCCGAACGCCGCGTACCTGGTGCCGCGGTTCTCGCTCTACCGGACGGTCAGCGACCAGGTGATGGCGCTGCTGGGCGGGCTCTCGCCGCTGGTGGAGCCGCTGAGCCTGGACGAGGCCTTCGTGGACCTGGAGGCGGGCGGCACGGCCGACGACTCACGGTCGGCCCGGGAGGCCGGTGAGCGGCTGCGCAGGGACATTCTGAGGACCACGGGGCTCACGGGATCGGTGGGGCTCGCGGGTTCCAAGATGCTGGCGAAGATCGCCTCCGAGCAGGCGAAGCCCGACGGGCTGGTGCTCATCGAGCCGGGCACCGAGCGGGAGCTGCTGGGGCCGATGCCGGTGCGCACGCTGCCGGGGGTGGGCCCGGCGACGGGGGAGCATCTGCGGCGGGCGGGCATGACCACCGTGGCGGACCTCGCCGAGGCGGGTGAGGACGAGCTCGTACGGCTGCTGGGGAAGGCGCACGGAGGGGCGGTCTTCCGCATGGCGACGGGCCACGACGACCGGCCGGTGGTCGCCGAGCGCGACGCCAAGTCCGTGTCGGTCGAGGACACCTTCGACACGGACCTGCACGACCGGATCCGCATCCGGCTGGAGGTCGAGCGGCTGGCCGACCGCTGTGTGCGCCGGCTGAAAGCCTCCGGGCACTCGGGGCGGACGATCGTGCTGAAGGTGAGACGGTTCGACTTCTCGACGCTGACCAGGTCGGAGACGCTGCGTGGGCCCACCGACGACCCCGCGGTGGTGCGGGAGGCGGCGGCCCGGCTGCTGGAGGCGGTGGACACCACGGGCGGTGTCCGGCTGCTCGGCGTGGGCGTCAGCGGCCTCGCCGACTACACGCAGGAGGACCTGTTCGCGCAGGCCGCCGCGGGGGACCGGGACGACGGGGAGCAGGAGCCGGACCCGACCCGGGAGCCGGCGCAGGGTGGGGAGCCCCCGCGCGGGGAGGCGCCGCCGGTGACCGAGCGGCGCTGGGCCGCCGGCCAGGACGTACGGCATGCCGAGCACGGCGCCGGATGGGTCCAGGGCAGCGGGCTGGGGAGGGTCACCGTCCGCTTCGAGGAGCCGTGGTCGACCGTGCCGGGCCGGGTGCGGACGTTCGCGGTCGACGACCCGGGGCTGGAGCCCTCGGATCCGCTGCCGCTGGTGCGGCCGCCGGAGCGTCAGTCGTCGTGGCCTGCCAGCCGCCCGAAGTCGCGGTCCTTCGAGGACGCGTTGCCCGAGCCGGGGCCCTCGGCCTCGTCGCCGGGGGGCGGCGAGGTGGCCGGCCTCTCCGGCGGTGAGGGCAGATCGAGACCGTAG
- a CDS encoding bifunctional nuclease family protein — MNELDVVGVRVEMPSNQPIVLLREVGGDRYLPIWIGPGEATAIAFAQQGMAPARPLTHDLFKDVLEAVGQELTEVRITDLREGVFYAELVFASGVEVSARPSDAIALALRTGTPIYGSDGVLDDAGIAIPDEQEDEVEKFREFLDQISPEDFGSSSQ, encoded by the coding sequence GTGAACGAGCTCGACGTTGTGGGTGTCCGGGTGGAAATGCCCTCCAACCAGCCGATCGTGCTCCTGCGTGAAGTGGGAGGCGATCGGTACCTCCCCATCTGGATCGGACCGGGTGAGGCGACCGCGATCGCCTTCGCGCAGCAGGGGATGGCTCCGGCCAGGCCGCTGACCCACGACCTGTTCAAGGACGTGCTGGAGGCCGTCGGGCAGGAGCTCACCGAGGTGCGGATCACGGACCTGCGGGAGGGCGTCTTCTACGCGGAGCTGGTCTTCGCCAGCGGCGTGGAGGTGAGCGCCAGGCCGTCGGACGCCATAGCGCTGGCGCTTCGCACCGGTACGCCGATCTACGGCAGCGACGGTGTTCTGGACGACGCGGGCATCGCGATCCCGGACGAGCAGGAGGACGAGGTCGAGAAGTTCCGTGAGTTCCTCGACCAGATCTCGCCGGAGGACTTCGGCTCCAGCAGCCAGTGA
- a CDS encoding small basic family protein, whose amino-acid sequence MIAVLGLVLGVVAGLLLRPEVPAVVEPYLPIAVVAALDAVFGGLRAMLDGIFVDKVFVVSFLSNVVVAALIVFLGDKLGVGAQLSTGVVVVLGIRIFSNAAAIRRHVFRA is encoded by the coding sequence GTGATCGCCGTACTGGGCCTGGTCTTGGGAGTCGTGGCGGGGTTGTTGCTCCGCCCCGAGGTGCCGGCGGTCGTCGAGCCCTACCTTCCGATCGCCGTGGTCGCGGCGCTCGACGCGGTGTTCGGCGGCCTGCGGGCCATGCTCGACGGGATCTTCGTCGACAAGGTCTTCGTGGTGTCGTTCCTGTCGAACGTCGTCGTGGCCGCGCTGATCGTCTTCCTCGGTGACAAGCTCGGCGTCGGTGCGCAGCTGTCGACGGGTGTGGTGGTCGTCCTCGGTATCCGGATCTTCTCCAACGCGGCAGCGATCCGCCGCCACGTGTTCCGGGCGTGA
- a CDS encoding MerR family transcriptional regulator, whose translation MRSSGDGTAAGSHGHGPAEGIPYPLHDSAQADATPETVGYRGPTACAAAGITYRQLDYWARTGLVEPSVRPAYGSGTQRLYSFRDVVVLKIVKRFLDTGVALQNIRAAVQHLRARGFADLERMTLMSDGATVYECSSPDEVVDLLQGGQGVFGIAVGVVWRDVEAALSQLHGERIDTGETLIGHDPGDELARRRRERAG comes from the coding sequence GTGAGAAGCAGCGGCGACGGTACGGCAGCGGGTTCTCACGGGCACGGTCCCGCGGAGGGCATCCCGTATCCGCTTCACGACAGTGCGCAGGCCGACGCGACGCCCGAGACCGTGGGCTACCGGGGGCCGACCGCCTGCGCGGCGGCGGGCATCACCTACCGGCAGCTCGACTACTGGGCACGCACCGGTCTGGTCGAGCCGAGTGTGCGGCCGGCCTACGGGTCGGGCACCCAGCGGCTCTACAGTTTCCGGGACGTGGTCGTCCTCAAGATCGTCAAGCGCTTCCTGGACACGGGTGTCGCCCTGCAGAACATCCGCGCGGCGGTGCAGCATCTGCGGGCCCGCGGCTTCGCGGACCTGGAGCGGATGACCCTCATGAGCGACGGGGCGACCGTCTACGAGTGCTCGTCGCCGGACGAGGTCGTGGACCTCCTCCAGGGCGGGCAGGGCGTGTTCGGGATCGCCGTCGGCGTGGTGTGGCGGGACGTCGAGGCGGCGCTGTCGCAGCTGCACGGTGAGCGCATCGACACCGGTGAGACGCTGATCGGCCACGACCCGGGTGACGAGCTGGCCAGGCGCCGCCGCGAGCGCGCCGGCTGA
- a CDS encoding DUF881 domain-containing protein, protein MPQQPDAPRTASPPPRPDASMSLLNNVMDHSLDDGYAEAAARREAEGGRLPQTLRAKLWLAAGLVLAALVVTLGAAQARISAPVVAKEREELIDRIEAETTAADELEQNVDRLREEVGERQRKALQQQGGHQGDLVALLSGATEVTGQGVRLVVDDAEDSEADGGGPRDGGGFSDTGRVRDRDMQRVVNGLWESGAEAVAINGQRLTALSAIRAAGDAILVDNRPLVPPYTVLAVGDGKKLSTAFQDSADGQYLHALQENFGIRSSISAQEKVRLPAAPSLIVRTAEPRTAGGTPAGQGTADTGKGTS, encoded by the coding sequence ATGCCGCAGCAGCCCGACGCTCCGAGGACCGCCTCACCGCCGCCCCGTCCCGATGCGTCCATGTCGCTGCTGAACAACGTGATGGACCACAGCCTCGACGACGGTTACGCGGAGGCGGCGGCTCGCCGGGAGGCCGAGGGCGGCCGGCTGCCCCAGACGCTGCGGGCCAAGCTGTGGCTCGCGGCCGGGCTGGTGCTGGCGGCGCTCGTGGTCACGCTGGGGGCGGCGCAGGCGCGGATATCGGCACCCGTCGTGGCGAAGGAACGCGAAGAACTCATCGACCGTATCGAGGCCGAGACGACGGCCGCGGACGAACTGGAGCAGAACGTCGACCGGCTTCGCGAGGAGGTCGGTGAGCGGCAGCGCAAGGCGCTCCAGCAGCAGGGCGGGCACCAGGGGGACCTCGTGGCCCTGCTCTCCGGAGCGACCGAGGTGACCGGCCAGGGGGTCAGGCTCGTCGTCGACGACGCCGAGGACAGCGAGGCGGACGGCGGCGGACCGCGGGACGGCGGGGGCTTCTCCGACACCGGCCGGGTGCGCGACCGCGACATGCAGCGCGTCGTCAACGGGCTGTGGGAGTCCGGCGCGGAGGCCGTCGCGATCAACGGGCAGCGGCTGACCGCCCTGTCCGCGATCAGGGCCGCGGGCGACGCCATACTCGTCGACAACAGGCCGCTGGTGCCGCCGTACACGGTGCTCGCCGTCGGCGACGGGAAGAAGCTGAGCACCGCCTTCCAGGACAGCGCGGACGGCCAGTACCTCCACGCGCTGCAGGAGAACTTCGGGATCCGGAGCAGCATCTCCGCCCAGGAGAAGGTGCGACTGCCGGCCGCACCGAGCCTGATCGTACGTACCGCAGAGCCGAGGACCGCCGGCGGCACGCCCGCCGGTCAGGGCACGGCAGACACAGGGAAGGGCACATCGTGA
- the gcvP gene encoding aminomethyl-transferring glycine dehydrogenase, translated as MTANRIPLSQLERGTPFEQRHIGPDTEAQAKMLAQVGYGSLDELTAAAVPDVIKSAEALGLPGARTEAEVLAELRGLADRNQVLAPMIGLGYHGTFTPPVILRNVMENPAWYTAYTPYQPEISQGRLEALLNFQTMVADLTGLPTSGASLLDEGTAAAEAMALSRRVGKVKDGVFLIDSDALPQTIAVIETRAEPTGVEVVVADLSEGIPAEIAERGVFGVLLQYPGASGAVRDIKPVIDRAHELGAIVTVAADLLALTLLTSPGELGADIAVGTTQRFGVPMGFGGPHAGYMAVQQKHARSLPGRLVGVSVDADGNKAYRLALQTREQHIRREKATSNICTAQVLLAVMAGMYAVYHGPEGLRTIARRTHRYAAILAEGLRAGGVEIVHGTFFDTLTARVPGKAADVVAAAREGGVNLHLVDADHVSLSCDETTLRAQVSAVWAAFGVDGDIEALDATVEDTLPAALLRTDDVLTHPVFHAHRSETAMLRYLRRLADRDYALDRGMIPLGSCTMKLNATTEMEPVTWPEFGQIHPFAPVEQAEGYLTLIHELEERLAEVTGYDKVSLQPNAGSQGELAGLLAVRAYHRANGDEQRTVCLIPSSAHGTNAASAVMAGMKVVVVRTADDGEIDVQDLRAKIEQYRDELAVLMITYPSTHGVFEEHVADICAQVHEAGGQVYVDGANLNALVGLAKPGKFGGDVSHLNLHKTFCIPHGGGGPGVGPVAVREHLAPYLPNHPLQPTAGPETGVGPISAAPWGSAGILPISWAYVRLMGGEGLKRATQVAVLAANYIAKRLEPHYPVLYTGPAGLVAHECIVDLRPLAKATGVSVDDIAKRLIDYGFHAPTMSFPVAGTLMIEPTESEDLTEIDRFCDAMIAIRAEIEKVASGEWPAEDNPLRNAPHTAAVLGGEWEHAYSREEAVFPAGVQATDKYWPPVRRIDGAFGDRNLVCSCPPLDEYDG; from the coding sequence ATGACCGCCAACCGCATTCCGCTCTCCCAACTGGAGCGAGGCACCCCCTTCGAGCAGCGCCACATCGGCCCCGACACCGAGGCGCAGGCGAAGATGCTGGCGCAGGTCGGCTACGGCTCGCTGGACGAGCTGACCGCCGCCGCCGTGCCGGACGTGATCAAGAGCGCCGAGGCCCTGGGGCTGCCCGGCGCCCGCACCGAGGCGGAGGTGCTCGCCGAACTGCGCGGACTCGCCGACCGAAACCAAGTGCTCGCCCCGATGATCGGTCTCGGCTACCACGGGACCTTCACACCGCCGGTCATCCTGCGGAACGTGATGGAGAACCCGGCCTGGTACACGGCCTACACGCCCTACCAGCCGGAGATCTCCCAGGGCCGTCTGGAGGCGCTGCTCAACTTCCAGACCATGGTCGCCGACCTGACCGGACTGCCCACGTCCGGCGCCTCGCTGCTCGACGAGGGAACCGCCGCCGCGGAGGCCATGGCGCTGTCCCGGCGCGTCGGCAAGGTCAAGGACGGCGTCTTCCTGATCGACTCCGACGCCCTGCCGCAGACCATCGCCGTGATCGAGACCCGGGCCGAGCCGACCGGCGTCGAGGTCGTGGTGGCCGACCTCAGCGAGGGGATCCCCGCGGAGATCGCCGAGCGCGGCGTCTTCGGTGTGCTGCTCCAGTACCCCGGCGCCTCCGGTGCCGTCCGCGACATCAAGCCGGTCATCGACCGGGCCCACGAGCTCGGCGCGATCGTCACCGTGGCGGCCGATCTGCTCGCGCTGACCCTGCTCACCTCGCCCGGTGAGCTCGGCGCGGACATCGCCGTCGGCACGACCCAGCGCTTCGGCGTCCCCATGGGCTTCGGCGGCCCGCACGCCGGCTACATGGCCGTCCAGCAGAAGCACGCCCGCAGCCTGCCCGGCCGGCTGGTCGGCGTCTCCGTCGACGCCGACGGCAACAAGGCGTACCGCCTCGCCCTGCAGACGCGCGAGCAGCACATCCGCCGTGAGAAGGCCACCAGCAACATCTGCACCGCGCAGGTGCTCCTCGCCGTCATGGCCGGGATGTACGCCGTCTACCACGGCCCGGAGGGCCTGCGGACGATCGCGCGCCGCACCCACCGCTACGCCGCGATCCTCGCCGAGGGCCTGCGCGCCGGTGGTGTCGAGATCGTCCACGGCACGTTCTTCGACACGCTCACCGCGCGCGTCCCGGGCAAGGCCGCCGACGTCGTCGCCGCGGCCCGTGAGGGAGGCGTCAACCTGCACCTCGTCGACGCCGACCACGTGTCGCTCTCCTGCGACGAGACCACGCTGCGCGCCCAGGTCTCCGCCGTCTGGGCGGCGTTCGGCGTCGACGGCGACATCGAGGCGCTGGACGCGACCGTCGAGGACACGCTGCCGGCCGCGCTGCTCCGCACGGACGACGTCCTCACCCACCCGGTCTTCCACGCGCACCGCTCCGAGACCGCGATGCTCCGCTACCTGCGCCGGCTCGCCGACCGCGACTACGCGCTGGACCGGGGCATGATCCCGCTCGGCTCCTGCACGATGAAGCTGAACGCCACCACCGAGATGGAGCCGGTCACCTGGCCGGAGTTCGGCCAGATCCACCCCTTCGCCCCCGTCGAGCAGGCCGAGGGCTATCTGACCCTCATCCACGAGCTGGAGGAGCGTCTCGCCGAGGTCACCGGCTACGACAAGGTCTCCCTCCAGCCGAACGCCGGTTCGCAGGGCGAGCTGGCCGGTCTGCTCGCCGTGCGCGCGTACCACCGTGCCAACGGCGACGAGCAGCGCACCGTCTGCCTCATCCCGTCCTCCGCGCACGGCACCAACGCCGCCAGCGCCGTGATGGCCGGCATGAAGGTCGTCGTCGTCCGCACCGCCGACGACGGTGAGATCGACGTGCAGGACCTGCGCGCCAAGATCGAGCAGTACCGCGACGAGCTGGCCGTCCTGATGATCACGTACCCGTCGACGCACGGCGTGTTCGAGGAGCACGTCGCGGACATCTGCGCGCAGGTCCACGAGGCCGGCGGCCAGGTGTACGTCGACGGCGCCAACCTGAACGCGCTGGTGGGCCTCGCCAAGCCGGGCAAGTTCGGCGGCGACGTGTCGCACCTCAACCTGCACAAGACGTTCTGCATCCCGCACGGCGGCGGCGGTCCGGGTGTCGGCCCGGTGGCCGTCCGTGAGCACCTGGCCCCGTACCTGCCGAACCACCCGCTCCAGCCCACCGCCGGTCCGGAGACCGGTGTCGGCCCGATCTCCGCCGCCCCCTGGGGCTCCGCGGGTATCCTGCCGATCTCCTGGGCGTACGTCCGGCTGATGGGCGGCGAGGGCCTCAAGCGCGCCACCCAGGTCGCGGTGCTCGCGGCGAACTACATCGCCAAGCGTCTCGAGCCGCACTACCCGGTGCTGTACACCGGCCCGGCGGGCCTGGTCGCGCACGAGTGCATCGTCGACCTGCGGCCGCTGGCGAAGGCGACCGGCGTGAGCGTCGACGACATCGCCAAGCGCCTCATCGACTACGGGTTCCACGCGCCGACGATGTCCTTCCCGGTGGCGGGCACGCTGATGATCGAGCCCACCGAGAGCGAGGACCTCACCGAGATCGACCGTTTCTGCGACGCGATGATCGCCATCCGCGCGGAGATCGAGAAGGTCGCCTCGGGCGAGTGGCCCGCCGAGGACAACCCGCTCCGCAACGCCCCGCACACCGCGGCCGTGCTCGGCGGTGAGTGGGAGCACGCGTACAGCCGTGAGGAGGCCGTGTTCCCGGCCGGTGTCCAGGCGACGGACAAGTACTGGCCGCCGGTGCGCCGGATCGACGGCGCCTTCGGTGACCGGAACCTGGTCTGCTCCTGCCCGCCGCTGGACGAGTACGACGGCTGA